Proteins encoded together in one Onychomys torridus chromosome 1, mOncTor1.1, whole genome shotgun sequence window:
- the Acadsb gene encoding short/branched chain specific acyl-CoA dehydrogenase, mitochondrial: MAVSALQLWRAGGLPFLKLRRNFPTCLSSWKIPHVLKSSQPEAQLSITNNALPFAPLQTFSDEEMMMKKTVKKFAQEQIAPLVSTMDENSKMEKSVIQGLFQQGLMGIGIDTEYGGTGASFFCSVIVIEELAKVDASVALLCDIQNTIINTLFKKLGTEEQKATYLPKLATEKLGSFCLSEAGAGSDSFALKTRADKNGNDYIINGSKMWISNAEYADIFLVFANVDPTSGYRGITCFLVDRDTEGFHIGKTENKMGIRASSTCQLTFENVKVPESSVLGKVGHGYKYAIGSLNEGRIGIAAQMLGLAQGCFDYTIPYIKERIQFGKRVFDFQGLQHQVAQVATQLEAARLLTYNAARLLEAGKPFTKEASMAKYYTSEVAGITTSKCIEWMGGVGYTKDYPVEKFFRDAKIGTIYEGTSNIQLNTIAKHIDAEY; this comes from the exons CCGTTCCTAAAGCTACGAAGAAACTTCCCAACTTGCTTGTCTTCTTGGAAAATTCCTCATGTCCTAAAATCTTCGCAACCAGAAGCTCAACTCAGTATAACAAATAATGCACTGCCCTTTGCACCTCTGCAGACATTTTCTGATGAGGAAATGATGATGAAGAAAACAG TTAAAAAATTTGCACAGGAACAAATTGCTCCTCTGGTTTCAACTATGGATGAAAATTCAAAGATGGAGAAGTCAGTGATACAAGGATTATTTCAACAAGGG CTGATGGGCATTGGAATTGATACAGAATATGGAGGAACAGGCGCTTCCTTTTTCTGCTCCGTCATAGTGATCGAAGAGCTAGCCAAGGTGGATGCATCTGTGGCTCTCCTGTGTGACATCCAGAACACAATAATTAACACCCTGTTTAAAAAACTCGGTACAGAGGAACAGAAGGCTACCTATTTGCCTAAACTGGCTACAGAAAAA TTAGGGAGCTTCTGTCTTTCTGAAGCTGGAGCTGGTAGCGACTCTTTTGCTTTGAAAACAAGAGCTGATAAAAATGGAAATGACTATATCATCAATGGGTCCAAGATGTGGATCAGCAATGCTGAATACGCAGACATCTTCCTGGTTTTTGCAAATGTGGACCCCACCTCG gGATACAGAGGCATCACCTGCTTCTTAGTAGATCGAGATACAGAAGGTTTTCATATAGGGAAAACGGAAAACAAGATGGGAATCAGAGCTTCTTCCACCTGCCAgttaacatttgaaaatgtcaAG GTTCCAGAATCCAGTGTTTTGGGGAAAGTTGGACATGGTTATAAGTATGCCATAGGAAGTCTTAATGAAGGTAGAATAGGAATTGCTGCACAG ATGCTAGGACTGGCCCAAGGATGTTTTGACTACACCATTCCATACATTAAAGAAAGGATACAGTTTGGCAAACGAGTATTTGATTTTCAG gggctccaacaccAGGTGGCTCAGGTGGCCACCCAGCTGGAAGCCGCACGGTTACTAACATACAACGCTGCTAGGCTCCTAGAAGCCGGAAAGCCATTTACTAAAGAAGCATCTATGGCCAAGTATTATACATCAGAG GTTGCTGGAATAACAACAAGCAAGTGCATTGAGTGGATGGGAGGAGTCGGCTACACCAAAGATTACCCTGTGGAGAAATTCTTCCGAGACGCCAAGATCG GTACAATATACGAAGGAACATCCAACATCCAGCTGAACACCATTGCAAAGCACATTGATGCAGAATACTGA